The following proteins are co-located in the Sulfurospirillum deleyianum DSM 6946 genome:
- the dnaA gene encoding chromosomal replication initiator protein DnaA encodes MLADNILELLKEEISSLEYDRYIKQLKFNEKASNSDQMIFVAPNILIANWVKTKYAEKLAHLFELKTGKKPEIKIVLKEHLKSTKTKSSSTEILESIKSTKNTILNPSYTFNSFVVGSSNQYAYTAAKSVAEKPGVMYNPVFIYGPTGLGKTHLIHAIGNYAQSKGKIVIYATIEQFMNDFTYNLRNQSMERFREKYRSCDVLLIDDTQFLSNKIQTQEEFFHTFNELHSAGKQIVLTSDKPPKMINGLEDRLKSRFEWGLIADVGLPELETKIAIIKKKCELDGINLNSDIVNYIASNMGDNIREIESAIINLNAYALLMRQDITLEFAKNVMREQIKERKENISLEDIIQIIAKDLNIKPSEIKSTKRSKNIVEARRIGIYLARTLTPNSMPSLASYFGMKDHTAVSHNIKKINELIETNESFKLKVEDLKNKILTKEK; translated from the coding sequence TTGTTAGCCGATAATATCCTCGAACTTTTAAAAGAAGAGATTTCTTCTTTAGAATATGATCGCTATATTAAACAACTCAAATTCAATGAAAAAGCTTCTAACTCAGACCAAATGATTTTTGTAGCACCCAATATTTTAATTGCCAACTGGGTAAAAACAAAATACGCTGAAAAACTAGCACATCTTTTTGAACTGAAAACAGGAAAAAAACCTGAAATAAAAATTGTGCTCAAAGAACACCTCAAAAGTACTAAAACAAAATCAAGTTCTACTGAAATTTTAGAATCCATTAAAAGTACAAAAAACACCATTTTAAACCCTTCTTACACCTTTAATAGCTTTGTGGTGGGAAGTTCTAACCAATATGCCTATACCGCTGCAAAATCCGTTGCAGAAAAACCAGGTGTGATGTATAACCCTGTTTTTATTTATGGACCAACTGGACTTGGAAAAACACACTTGATTCATGCTATTGGAAACTACGCTCAAAGCAAGGGAAAAATTGTCATTTATGCGACTATTGAGCAATTTATGAATGATTTTACCTATAATCTTCGCAACCAATCTATGGAAAGATTTAGAGAAAAATACCGTAGTTGTGATGTTTTACTCATTGACGATACCCAATTTTTATCCAATAAAATTCAAACACAAGAAGAATTTTTTCATACCTTTAATGAACTTCACTCAGCGGGTAAACAAATTGTTTTAACTTCCGATAAACCACCTAAAATGATTAATGGCTTAGAAGATAGACTTAAAAGCCGTTTTGAATGGGGTTTAATTGCTGATGTTGGTTTGCCTGAACTTGAAACGAAGATTGCTATCATTAAAAAGAAGTGTGAACTCGATGGTATTAATCTTAATAGTGATATTGTCAATTATATTGCCTCAAATATGGGTGATAATATTCGTGAAATTGAGAGTGCTATTATTAACCTCAATGCCTATGCCTTATTAATGCGTCAAGACATTACCCTTGAATTTGCTAAAAATGTTATGCGTGAACAGATTAAAGAACGTAAAGAAAATATTAGCCTTGAGGATATTATTCAAATTATTGCTAAAGATTTAAATATCAAACCCAGTGAAATTAAATCAACCAAACGTAGCAAAAATATCGTAGAAGCTAGACGTATTGGCATTTATTTAGCACGAACACTAACACCTAATTCCATGCCTTCACTAGCATCCTACTTTGGAATGAAAGATCATACCGCAGTCTCTCATAATATTAAAAAAATTAATGAGCTTATTGAGACCAATGAATCATTTAAACTCAAAGTAGAAGATTTAAAAAATAAAATTTTAACCAAAGAAAAATAA
- the dnaN gene encoding DNA polymerase III subunit beta: protein MKVSIKKSILETMLLNVQPYLEKKDLSQITSHVFLAIENEHFVLKATDYEIGLTYHTSEIKIASFGDGTANGKKLLDIVKSLKDDEIILETINDYLYIKQNSSKFKLPMLNPNDFPLFPTIENKPKFNINSTTLVRSIKKIAPAIDTNNPKFELNGSLIDIKDNTINLVATDTKRLAIVTLQQETTENFSFIIPKKAISEIQKLFFDDIEIFYDENTLIAQSNHFTFYTKLINGKFPDYARIIPKNKNYTILLTREFMIESIKQISIISPEIKITFKAEKIIFESLNDDNIEAKTEVDFETGLQNEIYLAVNSRYLLDFLSNIENSNFTLGFNDSGLPFTLESENFMTIVMPIMI from the coding sequence ATGAAAGTTTCAATCAAAAAAAGCATTTTAGAAACAATGCTACTCAATGTTCAACCCTACCTAGAAAAAAAAGATTTAAGTCAAATTACATCGCATGTTTTTTTAGCAATAGAAAATGAACATTTTGTTCTTAAAGCAACGGATTATGAAATTGGCTTAACCTATCATACCTCTGAAATTAAAATAGCTTCTTTTGGAGATGGAACAGCCAATGGTAAAAAATTATTAGATATTGTTAAAAGTCTAAAAGATGATGAAATTATTTTAGAAACGATTAATGATTATTTATATATTAAACAAAATAGTTCAAAATTTAAACTTCCTATGTTAAATCCTAATGATTTTCCTTTGTTTCCTACCATTGAGAATAAACCAAAATTTAATATTAATAGTACAACCCTAGTACGTTCTATTAAAAAGATAGCCCCTGCTATTGACACCAATAATCCAAAATTTGAACTCAATGGTTCATTAATTGATATTAAAGATAACACCATTAATCTTGTTGCAACCGATACAAAACGTTTAGCGATTGTCACACTTCAACAAGAGACAACAGAAAATTTTTCATTTATTATTCCTAAAAAAGCAATCAGTGAAATTCAAAAACTCTTTTTTGATGATATTGAAATTTTTTATGATGAAAATACACTCATTGCACAATCTAATCACTTTACATTTTATACAAAACTGATTAATGGAAAATTTCCAGATTACGCACGAATTATTCCTAAAAACAAAAACTATACAATTTTATTAACACGAGAATTTATGATAGAGTCCATTAAACAGATTTCTATTATTTCACCTGAAATTAAAATTACATTTAAAGCAGAAAAAATTATTTTTGAGAGCCTCAATGATGACAATATTGAAGCAAAAACAGAAGTTGATTTTGAAACAGGGTTACAAAATGAAATTTATTTAGCGGTCAATAGCCGTTATCTTTTAGATTTTTTATCCAACATTGAAAACAGCAACTTTACTTTAGGTTTTAATGACAGTGGTTTACCTTTTACTTTAGAGAGTGAAAATTTTATGACCATTGTTATGCCTATTATGATTTAA